A segment of the Capra hircus breed San Clemente chromosome 19, ASM170441v1, whole genome shotgun sequence genome:
TTAATGGCTCTGAAAagtccttcagttaaaaaaaaaaagtttcatccaCTAGTCCCATATAATCACTGATATGGGGCTTTGTTTCCCAAGGATTATGTATTATCATCCTACAGTTCTTAGAAGACACTTGAAACCACAAGATGGTCAATGCAAACCAGGAAGAGCTTCTAGACTACTCACTGAAACCAGAATCTCTCAGAAACTGGCTGCTCTGGATGCTATTTGAGGCCCTCAGGGAACTACACAGGAAGGAAAAGTCTCACCTCCAtcctataaaagaatgaaaacaggcTGGAAATAATTTATAATCAAAAGATGGAAAAATCTCAGTCTTCATCATGCGAAATTGTCCTTACCCAGTCCCATGAAATTCTATAGCCGGAGAGTAACATTTGGCTAATAGACATATTTCAGTTAGCCTACCCagcgatttttttaaattggatgaaTTACCTATATTTATAGACTGGGGAGTTCATTTAAAAATCTCGATTTCTAGCTTTCTTGAAAAATGGGACGATCCGGTCACACCGGGAGCTGTTTGGCTTGGCAACATCTGCCTTGAGTGGAGAGGCAGTAGCTCCTTTTGGACAATCCACACTCTCTGGCTTCCCACAGTCTCTAAGCCAGCTACTAACTTTGTCATCTTAACTACCCACCCCTGTAGTTAACTGAGCTTTCAACACCTGTTCTAAAGCAGAATGAAAGAAACAAGGCCCCAAAGAAAGGCGGCCAGCTTCCTGGTGTGATCTGTTCTGGTGGGGTAACTGACAAATGAGCTTGTTCACAGAAAACTGAGAAGATCCTCCTTCCTCACTCACCTGTGAGTCTTTGCTTTGGCTGCCCCCGACCTGGAATGCCTTCCATTGATCTTCCAAATCACACCCAGCTCAGGTCAGCATTCTTCCTGAGGCACTCTGATTGCCATCTGTCTGTCCCTCCTCTGAACAGCCAGCACCACTCACTGGAGCGCTTTGCCTTTTTAGTCAACTGGTTCAGGTGTACACAACCTAGAAGACAGAGACTGGGGCTTCTATCTCGCTGTATCCCCTCAGATGGCCCACGAATACAGAGCTGAACAAAAGATGTTCAGAGAATATGTCAAACAGTTGGCTTACAGAATAGTAGAGAGACAGTGCAGAGGTATGGTTGAGTCTAGGCTTGGGAAGTCGATTTCTGACTCATCACTTATTGAATAAGCGAAGCAACGTTACTGAGGCTTCAGCTTCCACAACAGAATGGCGAGAATGCTAGTCTGCATCACTACAGTTGTGATAATGCAGGTAAAGCACTTAGTACAGTGCCCCGCACCTTAAACAAAACAACCTCCCGCTTATTCCTGAAGACCTGGCTCGGGCAACAGGTCCTTTGTGCGGTCCTGAGTCCCAAGGTCTCCGCAACACCTCGCCCCGTTGCCCGCGGGTTGCTCTCGGCAATCGGGACCCGCCTACTCCCCCAATTGAATGAAAGAGCCAGGTGGAGGAGAGACCGATCTAGGGATTTTTGCAAGAGGGAGGCCCGGAAGATGAACCAGGAATACAGGGTCGTGACCCGCCTCGGCACCAGCCCGCTCCACCGGCGCCGTCCAGGACCCTCCTGCCCGCGAGCGCCGGCGGCTCCGGCGGACTGACGCGACGGAAACGGCCCCGCGCCGACCGgaagccccgcccctcccgggGGAGCTCTCAAAGATACAGCAACGGGCCATATTGCCGGCTGAGACACGGTAAGGCTCCTGAGGTGAAATCTGGGGCTGGTCGAGGTGCCACCTTGGCTAAGGCAGACGACGACTCGGGTCTCCGGCGACAGCAAAATTGGTCATCTGTTTCCTTATGTTGTTGTTAAAGCTCCAAGATCAATAAATGCTCGCCTCCAGCACGGAAAGTACATTTATATGCTTAGTCTTAAGTGAGGAAGGGCGGCGGCACAAGTGTTGCCAACAACTAATCCTGCGCTGCATCACTTCCTCCTCTCGGAGAAACTGCTTTTTAGGTGAGTCCTTTGCCTCAGCAATCTTTAAGCTAAAGATTTCTTTTGGCCTGACACCACTCACTCAACATCAGTGCAGAAAACAAGGTGGTAAAGGGGGCCCTCGGGTATTTCGCTGCATCCCTAAAGTGCTGCTTcctgctgttaaaaaaaattactgtatgAGTCCAATATTATTAGATGCTCAAAGCTGGTtaaaaagccagctttttccaaaTGGTAATTTTCATTAGTGGAATCAAGCCACAAGATAAGGATGGTCTGCCCCTAGACAGCTAACATCACCAGGACTTCCTTGAAAACTAACTAGGCTTTGTCCCAAAACACCACACATAAAGACCTTtcattttaacagtttttaatGAAAGCTGTAGACAAGATGACTttattcttgcatcttctcaattgtTTCTTCCTTATATTTGCCCTTTTCCTTTCCTACTTGGCGAGATTTGGCTTTACGTTCGAGGATCTTTTTGCGGTCTTTGTCCAGTTTTAGTCTGGTGATAACCACCTGCagacaaataaggaaaaaaaaaaaaatctaagcttTAAACAATCACCAATACAGAACACATGGGAAGGTCCAACATTCAGTCCCCCACTTGTGGGAGTGGATTGCTTAAATGCTAGAAATGATTCTTTACCGCCAAACAAACCTGACTTAAATGTTCACTAATGTTCAGCCCACAAAGGAGAAGGCAGTGTGGCACTGGTGGTTCTTCTCACATCTTCTGTGATAAAAATCAGCTGCTTCTACTGCAATGTATTTCAATAATTCCACTCCTCTCACCCCAGTTTTATAAGCTAACTAAGTcatacacatttttatttccaCAGTATCTTTAGTCCTGTAAATTTGGAAATTAAACGCAGCTTTCACATGTTTCAACCTGCAAAACTTTTAGGAAAATCATAGAACAGACCCTATTCCAGCAGATTTGTCACTAAAGGTATCCAGATTATGACAGATTTTAGTGTTAGGAAGGAGAAGATAGCAGTGAACAACGTCTGGGGATTCAGCATAGTGACCAAAGGACAATCTCCACTACCATGGAGGGTATATTTAATGAGATGAAATGCTGGAGGAAAGGGGTTAAATTGTTATCGATGTCAGGCAGGCCCCAAGAAAAGGGCTGTACCTGAACAGAGACCTGAGGAGAAGGTAGAAGTGTTTCAAAGAGAACAGCAAACATTCAAGTCCAGAGGCAGGAGAACTTCCAAGTTTAATAGGTGTTTCTCAGATCTGCGTGTCTTGTTAAAATAGACCCCTTGTTCccaaatcacatggatggaggagcctggtaggctgcagtccatggggtcgctaagagtccgacatgattaagcaactttactttcacacactggagaaggaaatggcaacccactccagtattcttgcctggagaatccccgggacgggggagcctggtgggctgccgtctatggggtcgcacagagtcggacatgactgaagtgacttagcagcagacctGGGAAGAGAATATCCAATTCTGTGAAGCTGCCAGGTGGATGCCGCCAACCAGCACACACAGTAGCCCAGTTACAGGAACAGCAAAGAGGCCAGCAGACTAGAACATGGAGAGTGAAATCATCAAGCAGTAGCTGCTGAGTGAACTTTATATGGCCGCGCCAGGTCTTAGTTCCctaagcatgtgggatctaattccctaaccagggaacgaaccatgccccctgcactgaaagcgcagttttagccactggaccaccagagaagtccctggagaTGAGCCTTGTAGGCCACTCTGATGCAGACAGGATTCTGGATATAATGTGACAGGAGTCAACAATCGATAACATGCTGGCCTAAGCAGTTGAGAAGGGCAGAGCTGTCACACACAGTGTTGGTAGCTGACTACCAAGAGCCAGAGGGTTCAAGAATAAAACAAGCCAGTAGTTTAAACATGTTGGGTTTGATAATGATTAGATATCCAAGTTGAAATGCAAAATTGTCAACTGGATATTGAGGTGTTTTTGGAATAAGAGATGAAGGTAAGTCAAAGAGGGAGATCAAAGGTGTCAAACACTACATTTGTCAAACACATTAAGTTCAGAAAACACTTTAAGAATTGGTCACTGTATTGGTGACCTCGACAGCAGGTGATCCAGTCCTAGGGGCAAAAATAAGATTATGTAGTAGAGTGGCAAAGCCCTTGCTCTTAGGAGATGCACTCTGTCATGATGCTTGTAATCCATTGGAAGGatagggaagggaaagaaaatggtAACTGTGAATACTAGGTGAAAGATAATGCAACAGATGTATTAGTCTTTCAACTTTTGTGTAGTCTAAAGAGTAGATTCATGGTGCCAACTCAAGATCTTAAAAAACCAACACCTCAGTATCTGAACAGGCACCAAGTGCATTTATTACCTCTTAAGAGACAGTATTGGAGAATTCACGTTGAAGTCAAGGACAGGAGAATCAGACTGTATCTTCTATCAATGAATCTAGTCTCTGAGCTCTAGGTCTGCAAATGGCTTAAGACCTACTCTCCTTACTGCTTACTCAATTCTGTTTAACACACAGGGTATGGCCTCCATAGCATCTAAAAATTATCCTATTTCCTAGATTTTAAGATCTATTCATGTTAGATCGATCAATCAGCTTACCAATACTTTTTAAGGAAAAGGTacattacatatacatacatacaggaTAACTGTTAaagacaccttgatttcaggaaAAAATAGTACTGGCTTTAAGACTGATTTCCAGAACACCTAAAATCTATTTCTGTCAACAAGCAGTTACATTTGTCAGCGATTGCTGTAATTTCTTTCCCCCATCTCAAGCATTCTCAAAAACACCCACCTTGCTGGGGTGAATGCCCACATGGACAGTTGTGCCGTTAGCCTTCTCCCGCTGCACTCGTTCAATGTAGATGACGTATTTCTTCCTGTAAACCTGGACTACTTTGCCAATTTGCTGCCCTTTGTAGTGCCCTCGTACAACCTAAATGCAAATTCAAAagtaacatatatacacataaaggAACATTAAACTTGTAAACCAGTAAATCTATGAATCAGGTAAACCTCATTCCCTCTATCATATACATATACAGGACCTTCCAATTTTGAAAGACCTAATGCTCAATGGAAATGTGCCAGTAATTCTCTCTCTGGCTTCAACTAACCTGCAAGTAAACTATGCCCCATATAAATCTACAGTGATGGACAGTGCATCTCTACAACTGATGGGCCACCAGCAGTGGTGGGCTTGTTTCAGGGTTAAAAACGAACAACAAGCCCACCTTGTTTTTTTTGTACCAGTTGACAAGGAAACTGTCACTTCAAAGGGAACAGGCCACAGATATTTAAATTCACAACCTACTAAAGGGTCCTACTAAGTGCCAGAGCATGGGCAGCAGCTAATACTTCAGCAACAGGCCAATTCTCTCCCAAAGGTTAATGAACAGCATATCATTCTCTCCTCGATGATCCTCACCCAGCCACAGTGTTTCTGAATAGACGCTTCTTCCCAATCACAGACTTTCTCAGATTAAACTACCTTGGAAGCAGAAGATGGCCTCTCAAATCTACCAGCAATTTTAGCACCAGCACAGGAGCGAAAAACGGCTTATCACCTCATGAAATGTTGCTAACATGGAAGCTGCTTAAGAGATGGCTTGAAATCTTTTCTTAACCtctgcccctgcattgggagtgccgTCTTAACAGTCAGACTGCTAGTTTCCTGAAACTTGTGTACCTGAATTTTGATTTAGACACAGAATTGTTTACTGGTTCTCAAATGCCTCTCTAATGACCAAACATACCCAGAAAAAGATAATCCCAAGCCAATGTACTGGTTCCAAACCATCTCTCTTCTGTTTTATCATGACTGCATCTGATGCTTGGGACAACAGATTTTCACCAAAGAGTAACGGTGAAAAAAGCAGTTTACATTTCAACCCATCATTTGTTAATAAAGTGCAGGATATTTGACAAGATGACCTGAACACAGACACATACCTGAACTTCATCATCCTTTCGGATGGGCATGGATCGAACGTTGTACTTCTGTCTTAGCTCTTTAGAAAGAGGAGAAGACATAATTTTCCTGCGAATGTGGGAAGGCGCATTGAAATGCCTTTTTCGATTCTTGCTTCGGTCAGAAGTCACAAAGGGATTGAACTTCATTTTGgctaaataaaaagttaaaagagctGTAAACCCTTAAAGAACCaaaatctcagttttttttttttaagaaaacaagatgtttatttattgtatttatttggaAAACAATACACTAAAGATAAACTTATCAAAAACAAGTCTTATAAACaggcattttaaatgtttaatattgGACTAAGAACAATGACAAAACTGACCTGTGAAATTTTGAACATTTTGTTGTTCTGGATACAAAAGGTCTAATTTAAATAAGATCTGAAACACCTTTATGAAACTTATTTTGCTCAATGGGTATGATATtaaagttatatatacatatatatatggaagtgaagtgaaagctacTCAGCtgctctttttgaccccaggaactgtagcccacctggctcctctatccatgaggatttcccaagcaaaaatactggaatgtcTCACTCAGTTTACAAACAAGTATCTGCAACAATTTCATCTTGAAAGTTTACAATGCTCACAAAACCTGTCACATCAACTTCATCAAAACCTGCTTGAGCTGAATTGCCCTACTGGGATTTTTAATTACAGAATAGAAGAATTTCCCATAGCCTACAGACCTATTGGAATTAATCTTTTTGTTTACACTCTCAAACTccacgtgttagtcgctcagtcgtgtccgactctttgcgaccccacggactgtagcctgccaggctccgctgtccatggaattcttctagGCAACAACAACATTGGAGTGCATaaccagccattcccttcttcagatctTCCCGAACCTGGGgtcgaacccggtctcctgcattgcaggcggattctttaccgtctgagccaccaggaaaactcaAACTCCACAATTACCGCGTAAGGAAGCTAAGACAGTGCTTATATCTCTGTTCATTAGGGTACAAGAGACTTGACAACTCAATTCAAACGTATTGCCACGTTTTAGAAAAACCAGTCAAAGTTAATCTACGGAACGGAGCCTGAACAGATTAACTCTCCTCCCAAATGAATGAAATCAGGCCCTATATCCCGAACCTGGAAAACGCACACAACCCGGGTCCAAAAAGTCTTCCAACGGGGGTGCGAGGCCTGAAAGTTTTACCAAGAAACTACCCGAGACCATTCTTTAGGAAACTATTCTGTCCAGACCAGACACCATCACCACAGGCTCTCTACCCTTCAGCTCCCGTTTCCAAGTCTCAAaaccctctttcctcctccttcctccggTCCGGTGGCCCTTGAGCTTAGAAGAAAAGCCAAGACCATCCTGGCCTCCCTCCCTGGCTGCTACTCGGTCGCCGGAACAGTACTGGGGCACTCCGGGTCGAAAGCCACCGTGCCCGTGAACAGATGGTTGCGGATTATACGCTTTGTCCCGGGAAACTCTTACCCGCTAGCGTTTCAGCGATGGCCACAGAAGGGAAGAGATCTGCAGGCTGCTTCCGGTTCTGTAAGTTTCCGCAAGATCTCGCGAGACCGATGTTTCTTGAGCAAGAGAGGCGCGGAGTTTGAACGCGGAGAGGAAACTGGAAGACATCAATGACTATCGCCCTCTCGTGGCTCGGAGGGGAACTACGAGGGACTGCAAAACGTTTCTATAGGTCCTGGAGCCTCCGGTGGGAGTCCTGGATTTTGCAGCTGCGTCCTCTGGGAATGGTAGTTCCCGGGCgagttgggggggggggacgGGGAGGGGGCTGTTCGGAGTCTTACTGTCGTGGAGGGTGTTGAGGAAGTGAGCGGCCCCAGGCACCTGTGTCCCTTCACTACCGAACACCAGGCAGGAGGGTCCTTTAACTGGGAAAAGGCAGGTCCTATATTTGACCGCCAGGTGACGCTGGGATTCCAGCTAGCTGGTCACCTCGGTTACCTGGACATCCCAGGCAAAGGCCCTGGGTCTTTCGAGTATTCGTGTCGCGTAAGAGGCTCCAGCCCGGCGCGTGCTGCTGCT
Coding sequences within it:
- the RPL26 gene encoding 60S ribosomal protein L26; the protein is MKFNPFVTSDRSKNRKRHFNAPSHIRRKIMSSPLSKELRQKYNVRSMPIRKDDEVQVVRGHYKGQQIGKVVQVYRKKYVIYIERVQREKANGTTVHVGIHPSKVVITRLKLDKDRKKILERKAKSRQVGKEKGKYKEETIEKMQE